A stretch of the Vitis riparia cultivar Riparia Gloire de Montpellier isolate 1030 chromosome 13, EGFV_Vit.rip_1.0, whole genome shotgun sequence genome encodes the following:
- the LOC117928363 gene encoding uncharacterized protein LOC117928363, whose protein sequence is MRNEEVFQRVFWAFHPSIEGFKHCRPVLTIDGTHLYGKYKGTVMIAMGCDGNNQLFPLAFALTEGENVDSWGWFLACIRNRVTQRRGLCVISDRHPSIMAAFVDVYLGWSEPNAYHRICMRHLASNFMTHFKDKCLKQLLCRAALETKVEKFNMHMETIGRINQDALSWLEAIPFEKWALSHDGGRRYGIMTTNMSKMFNSVLKGARSFPITAFVQLTFYRVNSYFAVRREHGASRLASSEQYTPYVDAKINANVVKAGSHEVVLYDHFQGLFHVKASRGSKKTSSGGRTHRVNLREHGCTCGKTLIYEFPCSHILAACHFRSIDFRSFVQHYYTIQSYFSTWAPLFNPIHNEYEWPPYVGPVIVPADSMKRVSGGRPKSTRLHNEMDVREGKTSVTCGLCKQSGHNRRSCPNKNMGARPS, encoded by the coding sequence ATGCGAAATGAAGAGGTATTTCAGCGAGTATTTTGGGCATTTCATCCTTCCATAGAGGGCTTCAAGCATTGTCGTCCTGTGTTAACTATTGATGGTACACACTTGTATGGGAAGTATAAGGGCACTGTAATGATTGCCATGGGCTGTGATGGAAATAATCAATTGTTTCCTCTTGCTTTTGCATTAACTGAGGGTGAAAATGTTGATAGTTGGGGatggtttttggcatgtattAGAAATCGAGTAACTCAAAGAAGGGGTCTTTGTGTTATCTCTGATCGTCATCCTAGCATTATGGCTGCGTTTGTTGATGTTTATCTTGGTTGGTCTGAGCCAAATGCATATCATCGAATTTGTATGCGCCATCTTGCTAGCAACTTTATGACTCACTTTAAGGACAAATGCTTGAAACAACTTTTATGCAGAGCCGCCTTAGAAACTAAGGTAGAAAAATTCAACATGCATATGGAGACAATTGGGAGAATCAATCAAGACGCACTCAGCTGGTTGGAGGCTATTCCCTTTGAGAAATGGGCACTATCACATGATGGAGGTCGACGATATGGCATAATGACTACAAACATGTCAAAAATGTTCAATAGTGTGCTTAAAGGGGCACGAAGTTTCCCTATCACCGCATTTGTTCAATTGACATTCTATCGAGTTAATAGTTACTTTGCTGTAAGAAGAGAACATGGTGCTAGTCGACTTGCTTCAAGTGAACAATACACTCCTTATGTTGATGCTAAGATTAATGCAAATGTTGTTAAGGCAGGTTCTCATGAGGTTGTTTTGTATGATCACTTCCAAGGACTGTTTCATGTGAAGGCCAGTAGGGGTAGTAAAAAGACATCATCTGGTGGAAGAACACATCGTGTTAACCTACGTGAGCATGGATGCACATGTGGCAAAACACTCATATATGAATTCCCATGTAGTCATATTCTAGCGGCATGTCATTTTCgttcaattgattttagatCATTTGTTCAACATTATTACACTATACAATCGTACTTTAGCACTTGGGCACCACTATTTAACCCCATACACAATGAGTACGAGTGGCCACCATATGTTGGTCCAGTTATTGTGCCTGCAGATTCAATGAAACGTGTGTCAGGTGGACGACCTAAATCTACTCGTTTGCAcaatgaaatggatgttagAGAAGGTAAAACCTCAGTTACATGTGGTTTGTGCAAACAAAGTGGTCACAATCGTCGTTCTTGTCCAAATAAGAACATGGGTGCTAGGCCTTCATGA